The proteins below are encoded in one region of Aquisphaera giovannonii:
- the csrA gene encoding carbon storage regulator CsrA, which produces MLVLSRKKNECIVINDNITVTVIEIRGDKVRLGIEAPKDVTVHRQEVYEAIQNQTRPVDSARPVPTSDL; this is translated from the coding sequence ATGCTGGTTCTCTCCCGCAAGAAAAATGAGTGCATCGTCATCAACGACAACATCACGGTGACGGTGATCGAGATCCGCGGAGACAAGGTCCGACTGGGCATCGAGGCTCCCAAGGACGTTACGGTGCATCGCCAGGAAGTCTACGAGGCGATCCAGAATCAGACCCGCCCCGTGGATTCCGCCCGGCCTGTCCCGACGTCCGATCTCTGA
- a CDS encoding RNA polymerase sigma factor, translated as MAEERLTQIPTNWTTISSAHAPGPESQKAMNELVGRYHDAVTRYIHLKVRDDHLADEVLQEFWTKLLTGKLAGADRTKGRFRDYLRTVLHRLIIDHFRNRKLQSLPPGDLLDATQPDEDFDRVWRDAVLSRVWSRLETFQAATPKNRYASVLQIRRDYPKASIDEISEHLARLNGVVMSPEAFRKNLQRARAKFVELLIQELKDTLHSTRNEDVEAEIFDLGLGYLYNRYGPAHDR; from the coding sequence ATGGCCGAAGAGCGACTGACCCAGATCCCCACAAACTGGACGACAATCAGCAGCGCCCACGCTCCCGGGCCCGAGAGCCAGAAGGCGATGAATGAGCTGGTCGGTCGCTACCACGACGCGGTCACGCGCTACATCCACCTCAAGGTCCGCGACGATCACCTCGCCGACGAGGTGCTCCAGGAATTCTGGACGAAGCTCCTCACCGGCAAGCTCGCGGGGGCGGACCGGACCAAGGGCCGGTTCCGCGACTACTTGCGGACCGTGCTCCACCGCCTGATCATCGACCATTTTCGCAACCGGAAGCTCCAATCCCTCCCCCCGGGCGACCTCCTGGATGCGACGCAGCCGGACGAGGATTTCGACCGCGTCTGGCGCGACGCCGTCCTCAGCCGGGTCTGGTCCCGACTCGAGACCTTCCAGGCCGCCACCCCGAAGAACCGGTACGCGAGCGTCCTCCAGATCCGCCGGGACTACCCGAAGGCCTCCATCGACGAGATCTCGGAACACCTCGCCAGGCTGAACGGGGTCGTCATGAGCCCCGAGGCCTTCAGGAAGAACCTCCAGCGCGCCCGTGCCAAGTTCGTCGAGCTGCTCATCCAGGAGCTGAAGGACACCCTCCACTCGACCCGCAACGAGGATGTCGAGGCCGAGATCTTCGACCTGGGCCTGGGCTATCTCTATAACCGATACGGCCCGGCCCACGACCGCTAG
- a CDS encoding 3-ketoacyl-ACP reductase, whose amino-acid sequence MTGSPPPAPSRVAVVTGGSRGIGRGIVAELAAIGYSVAINYREDHAAAEACRREAEARGAPTASTFRADVAGLADGRRLLGEVLARFGRIDLWVNNAGVAPAARLDLLEATPESWDRVLGTNLRGPFFLTQAVASELIRLREGGIVPDPQVVFITSVSSAFASVNRADYCVAKAGLSMVAQLFAARLAPHGIRVYEVRPGIIDTDMTRPVHDAYSERLAAGLAPIRRWGTPEDVGRAVAALAAGSLGYSTGEVIHVDGGMHLRTL is encoded by the coding sequence ATGACCGGATCGCCCCCCCCTGCCCCGTCCCGCGTCGCCGTCGTCACGGGCGGGAGCCGCGGGATCGGCCGGGGTATCGTGGCCGAGCTGGCGGCGATCGGCTACTCGGTCGCGATCAATTATCGCGAGGACCACGCGGCCGCGGAGGCCTGCCGGCGGGAGGCCGAGGCGCGGGGGGCGCCGACGGCCTCGACCTTCCGGGCCGACGTCGCCGGCCTCGCCGACGGGCGTCGCCTCCTCGGGGAGGTGCTCGCTCGGTTCGGACGCATCGACCTCTGGGTGAACAACGCGGGCGTCGCGCCGGCGGCCAGGCTCGATCTCCTCGAGGCCACGCCCGAGAGCTGGGACCGAGTCCTCGGCACCAACCTTCGGGGCCCGTTCTTCCTGACCCAGGCCGTGGCGAGCGAGCTGATCCGGCTCCGCGAGGGCGGGATCGTCCCCGATCCGCAGGTCGTATTCATCACCTCCGTGTCCAGCGCGTTCGCCAGCGTCAATCGGGCGGACTATTGCGTCGCCAAGGCGGGGCTCAGCATGGTGGCGCAACTCTTCGCCGCCCGCCTGGCCCCCCACGGGATCCGGGTCTATGAGGTCCGGCCCGGGATCATCGACACCGACATGACCCGCCCGGTTCACGACGCCTACTCCGAGCGGCTCGCCGCGGGCCTCGCGCCGATCCGACGATGGGGCACCCCCGAGGACGTGGGCCGGGCCGTGGCCGCCCTCGCCGCGGGCAGCCTGGGCTACTCCACCGGCGAGGTCATCCACGTCGACGGCGGGATGCACCTCCGCACGCTCTGA